The DNA segment TCTCAACATTTCACAGAATAACATTGAGGAAATCCCACAAAATCTGTGGATGGTCGCAGAAAATCTTGACATCAGTTTCAACCATATTTCTCATCTGTCAAATGCTGCAAGTTCTTCCACTAAATATTTATACCTGCGAGGGAACTCTCTGCAGACCATACCAGACAATTGGTTTCTTGGACTTAAGGACTTAATTGCTGTGGACATATCACAAAACCAAATGAAATCTCTAACGAACAAAACATTCATTGGACTGTCGACCCTACTGGATCTGCAGATGTCCCAAAACCAGCTATCTGATCTTGGTGAAGgtgtttttcaaaatatgtttcTGCTCAGAAATCTCAGcctgaatgaaaacaaaatccgtGAGCTTAGAGCATCAACGTTCAAAGGACTTGAAGAAAGTCTGGCAGAACTTCGAATTGGCAAAAACGAACTTGAAACAATTGCCAGTGACACATTCAAAAACCTTCTTGATCTGCACCACCTTGATCTTTCAGACAATGTGAAAATACGAACTGTTGACCATGTCAGCTTCCCGCCACATCTGACTCTTCTGAACCTGAGTCACTGTAATCTGCAGCAAATTGAAGACTGCAAGTTCTTCAAGTCTTACGACCTCCAACACCTTGACCTCAGCAACAACAATTTGACCTGCAGCTGCCACCTCTCCTGGCTGTACCTGAAATTTGGGAGCAGACGGCAAGCTGGCCAGCAGACGTCAGACCCCCAGTGGACCTGTCACATGGCAGACGACAACATAATACAGCAAGTTCAGGACGACCTGTCTCTGTGTCTCAGCGACTCTTTCGGTGTTCATCACTGCCGCATTCTAAACCCCGAGGATGTTAACATCACAATTCTGGTATCGGCAGACAAGAACGGGATTCTCGCCACATGGGAGATACAGCCTGAAAGTGCCATAGCGCTGTCCGAGGGATTCAAAGTCTCGTACGCCTCTGAAGATGGGTCGTTCCAGTCCCCTGTCCTTGACAAGACCAAGCGGCTGTTCATGTTCGACCACGTGGAGGAAAGTGGCGGGTTCACCATCTGTGTCCACCTCCTGGAGAACGCGACCACGACGCTGAAACAGACGTGTCACTTGGTGGTCAAGGAAAACTACCAGATCATCATCGGGATCCTGGCCGGGGTGGTGTTCCTCGTTCCGTGCATAGCGGCCATGACATACATCCTGCTCAAGGACCGGCGGATGATGTACCGCCGCGTGAACACCGAGGTCGATAACTGCTGCGACGAGCACAAACAGAAGAACGGGCTGGAAGTGACAGCTGCTGCACAGAACGACGTGGAGAAGACAACAATGGTGAGACATAACGGGAAAACACCATCGGCTGAACCATGTGTTCAGGTCAGTGTCAGTGTCGTGTGTGAAGTGCCGGCAGTAAAAAGACTGCATGGGGTGGAGACGCCACTGGACGTAAAGAGACTGGAAGATGTCGAAACGTCGCTGCCAACAACAGACGCTGAGGTGGAAACGCCACTGGATGTAAAGAGACTGGAAGATGTCAACATGTCGCTGCCAACAACAGACACGGACCTAGCAGTTATTAACAGAGGGTACATCAGTGACAGTGAGGTTTTCAACCCAGATAATGTGAACACTCATCATGCTGTTGTCGAAAACAGTCAGATTAAAACAGTGACTAGGTTATAACCAAACTTTAGTGAAGCTAAACAATGTAATATACAAGCAACATGTACAGTTATTTCTAACTatataatttacatatatatataaacattgtgCAAGACCATATTTACATGTTTACATACAATATATGTAAAACCAtctttaaatgtatttacaaatgtacGGCCATctttacatgacattgtatgaGCAGTGTTCGATATAAGACTTTATCTGTTTGTGCTGACAGGAGAAAatcagtggttgtccagtggacaagtcaAAAtattcaatgcagtttcattttgagtaATCAAAAACATTGTGCTTGCACTTGAATTAAACTAAACACTTTATTTGAATGTgtaaaaatattggtggacaggtagatttttaaaaacgttatgtacagtgaaacctctaaaaaccagaccctctgtaaaccggaaatTTTTCACGGTACTTtattaaaaatcagtacagaacttagcctctctaaaccggatacctctaaAAGTCAGACATTTTGATTGGTTtcgagggtgtccagtttataGGGGTTCCACTGCTTTTTACTATCGCTGGTAAGTGATGGGTATtatcacaatgtttgttttgcgatatattgcaatacatattgttaaaaatttatattgcgGTATTATATACCCTGCATCTCGAATATTTACAttcacacaaatacacattttgttCCTTATCGTGTTGCTATTCGCTATGCAAGTTTTAGATATCACTACAccattgtaaaacataaaatagtTCTACTGATCAGCAATTGTCACTATTGAAaacttggaaaaaaaaagagttcccTGTACAgaacagtattttatttttactttgctGGAGCCTGCTAAGTTCGCCTAATAATATTGTAAGAGTCAACTTGTAAGTTCTTGTTACATGTTGCAGTATTAGCCAAGAATCGCTGCCTGTCAGATACTAGTGCAGGCACTGAAATAAGCAAAGTgcctggtaacccatgtacagtTTATCATACATTACAaacctggtaacctataggtaaTGACAcatatttatgaattttacaaTTTCTGTTATCTTCCCTTCACAAACTTGCTAATACTCTGTTATTCATTCATAACACTGGTTGTAAACCTGCTAATacttgtgtgtatgtatgtatgtgtatatgtgtgtgtgtgtatgtgtgcgtgtgtgtgcgtgcgtgtgtgtgagtgtgtgtgtgtctgcgtgcgtgtgtgcgtgtgtgttatggttgggtttgtttcttttttttaattttagagaATGAGGCaccattctcgactttcttCACATGTGGAAATCTCTTGGTAAACTGAACGACTGTTCTCcaattattttgataataaacaCACTGGAATTACAGTATGTAACTGTTCAGACCAACACGGCCTTGATAAAATCATCTgctaaagttagtttgttttgtttaatgacaccactagagcacattcatttattaatcattggctactggatgtcaaacatttggtaattttgacatatagtcttacagagaaaacccgctacatttttccattagtagcaaagaatattttacatgcgccatcccacagacaggatagtacataccactgcctttgctataccagttgtggttcactggctggaacgagaaatagcccaacgggtccaccgatagggatcgatcccagaccaactatacgtcaagcgagcactttaccactgggttaagtCTTGCCCTGATAAGTATTTGCTCTATCACTAATCCACTAAGGAGTAGTCaaaaatagtcaaaaatattaaaatgtgtggCTGAGGCAGAATTAGTATTCTTATATTCTCATTTAAcatcataaataacaatacactCAAACATTGTTTCACTTTGCTTACATTCTCATTTAAcatcataaataacaatacactCAAACATTGTTTCACTTTGCTTACATTCTCATTTAAcatcataaataacaatacactCAAACATTGTTTCACTTTGCTTACATTCTCATTTAAcatcataaataacaatacactCAAACATTGTTTCACTTTGCTTACATTCTCATTTAAcatcataaataacaatacactCAAACATTGTTTCACTTTGCTTACATTCTCATTTTATGTCATAAACAAATGATATGTTCAGAcattgtttcattttgtttttatcattgtgtatattaactaatatattCAAgtcaattaaataaaatgaattttcaaagtattttcagtttgtttttattaatgtgAGAAAAGATTACGAATAATCAATCTAAAACAGACAGAAAGATAACAGTAAAAACTTGGTGTTAAactcagtttgttttgtttaacaccaccactggagtacattgtttaattccccatggatgtcaaacagttcgTAATTCTGATGTACAGTCTTagtggaaacccactaaattttttccattaaagggacatttctgagtttgctgctttgTAAGCTGTTTCCaactattaaaacatttctatgattaaacttacacatttaataattttttatcatttagaatatctgtgtctgtatattcaatgtgtttctggttgtcttaatatttgtaagaagcataaactggattttgaagaaaaaaaaaatgtttaagaaataaaatgtacaaaatattagaataacatcttaaaaatggcagaaaactccggaatgtccctttaacaccataggatcttttatgtgtattttcccatagacaggacaaaaCATACTATGGATGTCGACACATGTACATATCTACCAATCGTGGGGCAATGACAGGGTTTGATCCCACAACTCAAGCACTCCGGGAGCACATTCTATCAATATCATCTGAGATTCAAGAGTGCTGTCCCTGCTTATTATAATTCACTGACAATCGACTTCACTTTACCAGGAAGGATACTGAAGCATGAAATACATACTATTTTAATTCACTGACAATCGACTTCACTTTACCAGGAAGGATACTAAAGCATGAAATACATACTATTAAATAGGACCAGAATCCTATCAAAGGGGTCAAATATTGATTGAGGTTGGCACGGCAAGTGTTGCCTTCAGTTTAATGCAAGACATCCCCCTTACAATTATCATTACtgcatgattttcttaaccctaaacctaaacttaacccattttttttctgggggaggccccccataacCCCTGTtgattgtggttgcattcacttccatagcaccatacccaaaaatgtctttctgacagaaacactgtATTGCAACCCACACATCAGCTACTGTGACATTATTGATGACCACCTTTAACAATGCATTCTTTTGAATTTATTACATTGTTTACATAGAGGAAAGAGGTAGCTGAACACCCTGTTGGTTATTTCATTGGGTTAAGTGgacaataaaacatatatttgtattattttatctgACAACTTACACTTTGACAGtgcaacataaaaaaacaaattgagtcACTGTTTTCACCACAGTTTGATTTCACACTAGTCAAATAAAAAGAAGTCATCAGTTTGTTTCACTAGAGTTCAACTGGGGCAATTTAATCTTGTGTAATTCAGTATTTACTCCTAAGCCCACTATACAGCTTTTGTTCTCTATAATCttcagatattttaaaataattaggagataaccatatggagtttttagatttgtgggtgttattgtctatttgatctcgcaaatgtcatttttcacCCAAAGTGTAAGCCTGaggtaaaaaattaaacatttgtgaGCATGAaacagacaataacacccgcaaatctaaaaaaaatccatatggttatgtccattgtaaactgaatcgtttttctacggaactaactgtatatttggtatttcttgaaagaaatacctggctacaatctaactgtagacccttgaatcgtgaACTTCGCCTCTTCCAGTTGCTAATGATGTCACTTTCTAAAGacatcattagctttccgggtgttattgtctatttgatcccggaaaaagaatgtaattaaccaatcacaacaCAGAATACACTTGCAGCCAGTTTACAATTTGCAATAAACAGTGTGTTCCAGACAGGATAAAGGAGAAAGCCTTATTTGAAATGGCCTACTAGAACAATCTAGCCAGTGATCTGTTGTAAATCCCTCCAGCTTATATTGAAACTTCCACACAAACGAACCCAAAGAGTGTATATGACATGTATTCACTCAGTCTGATATgactttttctcttttcataCAAACTATTTTACTGACCCGTTACTGATAACTCTGTCTTCTGTAGATGATTTACTgaactgttattattatgtataatttattacttgcttgatgtaaaacaagaaacaaatgaatatttgcttcatgacacctcagcactttTCAAATTAATGCCATTTGTTGCCCAAGATACTTGAAGACATAAgatagttatgcacttaaggtgatcttagtgccaACATCGCTTCGTAGAACAGGGCCCAGAAGCCTAATTCAATAAACTATCGCAACTTTGCAATCTTCTAGTGCAATACTTGCAAAGACGATCTGATGTtgcttaagagagctttgtcaATAAGGCATCAGGTCAAAATAAGagaccaaaaaacaaaaacatctgcTAACATACAGGCTACTGCTAGAAACCCGCTGCAACCATACAGGACTACTGCTAGAGAaaagcagcaagtgatcttatAATTATAGCATATtatcatagacaggacagtatatattatggcctttgatatggcttgcagtgaactcgtatggaaaacttACTCGTATAggggaaaatgcagtgaactcgtatggaaatccacaagtgaactcgtatggaagacTTACTCatatgggggaaaatgcagtgaactcgtatggaaattacaaactgatatatCCAATACTGTATACTATACAGCACTTCAAGAATTTGTGTGTAGTTTTtatgcagagttcgacaaatccgctagcccgctatttattattcattggatGCTTGTTacagaataaattaaacatgatTGAACATACTTTGAACATACGGGTAACACGAAAATAGGTGACTGTCGTCGACGCACAAACTGCGGTTGACACGCAAATAGTTGACTGATGGTGACATAAATAAGAAGCATGTATAcaaacaagtgtcaaaatacacatttaagagaaatatcaaagtatatctgcatatccatacatccccatacgagttcaccgttATTTTTTCCATATGAGTTCGTTTTCCGTTCATACGAGTtagtttccatacgagttcaccgcatccctttgatataccagttatgggcACCAGTTGCAACAGGAAAAAAACACAAGTCCACTGAAGGAGATTGAACCTACAACCTATCGAAGCCCAGGAAAATACTCGAGCATGGAGCTTTATCCTGTGCCTATTGTTTGACGTTTTCCTGAAATACATATCTGGTTGAAAATATACTTAACAAAGTAATATccatttcaacaacaaaaacatactgTTCTAATTTGTTGTCAGTAAAGCCTACCACAGATCTTTGTGGTAATGTGCAATTTTAGTTAGATGTGACAAAACGTTTACAGCTAAAATTGTTGCAATCAAAAATGTTTCATCCAAGCAATTTTTGTCTCATGTATTTAAAATTGCACATAGTTGAAAATGTCTGCAGTGAACTGAACACAGACATATCATCTTACCACAGACATTTATAAGGCTCTATTAGGAGTGACTACtgcttttaaattaaaaagatgACCGAAACTTACTAAAATTTCCATCTGTCCGTTTCATCAACATCTCTACACATTGTCACAAAAGTCTGTGGTGATCAGAACACGGACATGTCATCTCAACAAAGAAATTAAGACATCTCCATTTAGAGATTTAAAAAGATGGTTGACATTCACCAGATTTTCAGTGATACATTCCATCTGTCCTGATCTTATCAACATCTTGGCACTTTATAGTAAAGATCTGCAGTGGGCTGAACACAAATATGTCATCTCAAACAAAGAAATCAAGAAGTCTTTAAGAAGATGGCCAAAACTTACAAGAATCTCGGCGATGCACTCCATCTGTCCCGACACTATCAACATCTTGGACAAGGCAGGATCTAGGGGGAACTCGACCATCTGCCGCCCCATCGGGGTCAGCATGCCTGTGTTGTCTAGCGCTCCCAGAATCCACAGCTGATACATTGAGTTCAAGATGTTGtcctgaaaaaataaataagtcgATTTTcttctcaaaaataaataaagtttgttttatttaacgacgccactagatcgCATTGacttttttatcttatcatcggctattggacgtcaaacatatggtcattctgacagttttttagaggaaacccactgtcgctacataggctactcttctacgacaggcagtaagggatcttttatttgcacttcccataggcaggatagcacaaaccatggcctttgttgaaccagttatggatcattggttggtgcaagtggttttacacctactcactgagccatgcggagcactcactcagggtttggagtcggtatctggattaaaaatcccatgcctcgactgggatccaaacccagtacctaccagcctgtagactgatggcctaaccatgacgccaccgaggctggtatttTCTTCTCAAATCTATACATAAAAGACAGCATCTTGAAAATATAATTACTTTATTCCAACTGTTCTCAAATATATGCTTACTAAGACAAGcaagtttagcaatttggtattGCATTGCACTTTAAAACTACAAGCTACATTTAATCATGTTACacttacacatttcattttgtacgtcttttttatttcattttaacttgatttttgtgcttacattcatttaaaacttatgcaagctgtcctgggcacacatctcagctatcggggctgtctgtccaggataaaGGTAAATACTTAATTGTTAGTGATACAGTCGTTGGTGTAGTCACCAAACACCTCCCcattgagccgttaaaactcactcCGAGTGGAAGCCAGTACTGGGATGTGAAATCAGTATGATGGCTTTACTACTACACTACCGAGGCTGATCATGCATGTAGCTGACATGAATAACCTTTAAGTACGACACTGACCTCTGGTGGTGGATCCATGAAGTGGAACTGTAGCAGATTCTGGACTCCGAGAGACTTCAACAGCAACACAACATTAGCAAGGTTTGTGCGCTGGATTTCTGGCACGGTCGACGTGAGCAGTTCATCTTTATACTGCC comes from the Gigantopelta aegis isolate Gae_Host chromosome 14, Gae_host_genome, whole genome shotgun sequence genome and includes:
- the LOC121388495 gene encoding leucine-rich repeats and immunoglobulin-like domains protein 2, which codes for MTSGSAILFLTFIGSTLGSNCSINVTPECSCEQHTPSLVNIHCSFAGQDNITQTLVQNSSSSPPIKIHVLDIAGSNLTSLPSSFLEGVESINRVDFSHNLFPDVPPCLQMVNNVTVINLSYNQIKSVNLSELHTQGLDISHNVLSEVHLCDIFPKQMDFLNISQNNIEEIPQNLWMVAENLDISFNHISHLSNAASSSTKYLYLRGNSLQTIPDNWFLGLKDLIAVDISQNQMKSLTNKTFIGLSTLLDLQMSQNQLSDLGEGVFQNMFLLRNLSLNENKIRELRASTFKGLEESLAELRIGKNELETIASDTFKNLLDLHHLDLSDNVKIRTVDHVSFPPHLTLLNLSHCNLQQIEDCKFFKSYDLQHLDLSNNNLTCSCHLSWLYLKFGSRRQAGQQTSDPQWTCHMADDNIIQQVQDDLSLCLSDSFGVHHCRILNPEDVNITILVSADKNGILATWEIQPESAIALSEGFKVSYASEDGSFQSPVLDKTKRLFMFDHVEESGGFTICVHLLENATTTLKQTCHLVVKENYQIIIGILAGVVFLVPCIAAMTYILLKDRRMMYRRVNTEVDNCCDEHKQKNGLEVTAAAQNDVEKTTMVRHNGKTPSAEPCVQVSVSVVCEVPAVKRLHGVETPLDVKRLEDVETSLPTTDAEVETPLDVKRLEDVNMSLPTTDTDLAVINRGYISDSEVFNPDNVNTHHAVVENSQIKTVTRL